The following nucleotide sequence is from Wenzhouxiangella sp. XN24.
GGCGCAGGGCACGGCGAAGAACATGTTCAACAGGTTCGCGCAGTAGTCGAGGTCGTTCTGCGGATAGATGAAAGGCTGGCCGACGGAATGCTTGTAGGCGGCGGCGGCGATCGTCGGGATCTTGGCAATGATGCGATGCGCGAAAATCTCGCGATGCCGCGCGTTCTCGATGTCGGTGGAGTCATGGTAGAAGGCCGACATGGAACCGACCACCGAGGCCAGCATGGCCATCGGGTGCGCGTTGTGGTGGAAGCCGTTGAAGTGACGCAGCAACGTCTGGTTGATCATCGTGTGCGTCGTGATGATGTGGTTGAAATTCTCCAGCTGCGCACGGGTCGGCAGCTCACCGTACAACAGCAGGTAGGACACCTCGAGGAAACTGCTGCGCTCCGCCAGCTGGTCCACCGGGTAGCCGCGATACAGGAGCACACCCTCGTCGCCGTCGATATAGGTGATCGCGCTTTCGCAACTCGCCGTGGAGACGAAGCCCGGATCCAGCGTGAACACGCCGAACTCCTTGTAGAGTGCGCCGATGTCCACGACATCGGGACCCACCGTGCCCGCGCGCACCGGCATCTCGAGGCGCTTGCCGTCCGCTTCACTGCTGAGGGTCAGGATCTTGTCACTCATGCTCGCTTCCCTGGTGCTTGTTGCGCTGCCGCGTGGCGGCGGCCGATTATAGTCCACCGTGAAGGTCATGTCCCGGATCATGCACCGTGACGCGGCAGCGCAGCAGCCGGGGCCGCGCCGCAGGCCGGCCGTGCGCCCAGGCCCCTGTGCAGCCCGGCCCGGACGAGGCCCCGCCGCGATGCAAACGAAAAGGGGCGCCTCACGGGCGCCCCTCGATAAAACAGCGGTCGGACAGCCGGCGTCAGGCGCTCATGCCACCGTATTTGCGACGGAACTTGTCCACGCGGCCGCCGCTGTCCAGGATCTTCTGCTTGCCCGTGTAGAACGGGTGGCACTGCGAACAGACCTCGATGTGCAGCTCTTTCCCCAGGGTGGAGCGCGTCGTGAACGTGTTGCCGCAACTGCAGACCACGTTGATCTCTTGGTAATCGGGATGGATGTTCGACTTCATGCTCGACCTTCCGGACTCGGGGGGCAGTGGAAAAGCTCGCCATAGTATCGCGCGGGGAGTCGCCCGGCAAGCACCTGCCCACGCGGCGAAACCATGTCCCGTTCCCGGGGAGGTGCCGGTGGCCCCGACCAGGGATCATCGACGCATGCGTGCCGGGCTCGCGCGGGCCCCTGCGCGCCGATTGCGCTGCACCAATCTCCTGAGGAATGACTTTAACTTCTGCAGGCTAAGCATTCGCCCGGAATGCCGTTTCGACTTTATCCACAAAAGCTGTGGATAACTCTGTGGACGCCCGCTTGATGATTGCGTTGCGAAGGCCTCGCCGCAAGGTCGGGAACAGATTGGCGAAAAAGCGACCAAGGTGTCTGAAGGATATATGAATCAATTACTTGCGCGCCCAGGGGGTGTGGCCGCTGCGGCACGATGCCGGCGCATCGGCCCGATCGGTCCGGGATCGCGACCGGCACGGCCTCCATGTGCATAAGTCGATGCGTTCAGGCCGACGATGCCGGCAGAAAAAGCCCCTGCACGTCATTCAGGAAGCGCCGCCCCAGGACGGTGGGCTGCCAGTGATCTTCCCCGGTGCGGGCGAGGAGGCCCCGCCGCCGGCCCGCCTCGAGGCCGGGCGCGGCCGCCTCGGCGCCGAGACCGGTGCGGGTGCAGAATGACCGCAACGAGAAGCCCGCGGTCAGGCGCAGGGCATTCAGCATGAACTCGAAGAGCAATTCCTCTGCCCCGAGCACGCGCTCCTCCTCGAGGCGCGGCCCCGCCATCCATCCCGCGGGACGCCGTCGCCGCTGGCGCCTCAGCACGCGGCCGTCGGCCAGGCTGAGCTTGCCGTGCGCCCCCGCGCCGAGCCCCAGGTAGTCCCCGTAATTCCAGTAATTCAGGTTATGCCGGCAGGCCTGGCCGGGGCGCGACCACGCGGACACTTCATAGCGCTGGTAGCCGGCTGCCTCGAGGACGGCCGTCGCGTGTTCCTCCATCGTCCAGCAGTCGTCGTCGCCGGGCAGTGGCGGGGGGCGGCGATGAAAAGGCGTGCCCGGCTCGAGCGTCAACTGGTAAAGGGACAAGTGGGGCGGCGCAACGGCCACGGCGGCGGCGAGATCCGCGGCTGCAGCGTGTGCGCTCTGGCCGGGCAGGCCGAACATCAGGTCCAGGTTGAAGTTGCCGAGGCCCGCGCCGGCGAGTTCATCGATCGCCGCGTAGGCTTCCCGGTCGCTGTGGATGCGCCCGATCGCGGCCAGCAGGTCCGGCTGGAAACTCTGTACGCCGAGCGACACGCGGTTGATGCCCGCCGCCGCGAGTTCGCTGAAATGTCCGCGCTCGACGGTGCCCGGGTTGGCTTCCAGGGTGATCTCCGCCGTGGCGGCGACAGGCAGCCGGGTCGCCAGCCCGGCAAGAAACCGCTCGATCAACGACGGCGGACAAAGGCTCGGCGTGCCGCCGCCGAAAAACACCGTCTCGACCTCGCGTCCGGACACCAGCGGCAGGTCGTCTTCGAGATCCTCGAGAAGACACTCGACATAGTTGTCGAACGGCGCTTTTCCCCGAAGTTCGTGACTGTTGAAGTCACAATAGGGGCACTTTCTGACACACCAGGGCAGGTGGACATACACGCCCAGGGGCGCGTTCGCCCGACCCGCTTCCGGGCCGGCGGCCGTCACGCGCGCCCGGCGGGCGGCGATCCGCCGGCGTACCGCAGGCGCTCGAGAAGCGCATCGAAAGCACGGCCACGATGACTGACGCGGTTCTTCTCGCCAGGCCCAAGCTCGGCTGCGCTGCGCTTTTCTCCGCGCGGGATGAAGACGGGATCGTAGCCGAAGCCGCCGCTGCCCCGGGGTGCGCCGGCGATCGTGCCTTCCCAGCGTCCCTCGCAGACGATCGGCAAGGGATCCGCGGGATGCCGGAGCAGGACGGCAACACACACGAAGCGCGCCCCGCGAAGCGCCTCGGACACCCCCTCGAGCTCGGCCAGCAGCTTGCGCACGTTGGCCGCGTCGCCGCCCTCGGCGGAGTAGCGTGCCGAGTGAATGCCGGGCGCGCCGCCCAGCGCATCGACCACCAGCCCGGAATCGTCGGCGATGGCCGGCAGGCCGCTGCCGGCGGCGGCATGACGCGCCTTCAGCAGGGCGTTCTCGATGAAGGTCGCTCCCGTCTCGTCCGCCGAGACCAGGCCGAATGCCGCCTGTGACAGGACCTCCAGCCCGGCCGGCGCCAGCAGCGCACCGATCTCCCGGGCCTTGCCCGGATTCCCCGTGGCGAGCACCACCCGCGGACCGACGCCGTTCACCCGCGCAACGCCGCCTGTTGCAGCGACAGCAGCGTCGCGATGCCGCTGCCGGCGAGATCCAGCAGCTGGTCGAGCTCCGAGCGGCGGAATGCGTGGCCTTCGGCCGTTCCCTGGATCTCGACGAAAGCACCGGCCTCGTTCATGACGACATTCATGTCGGTCTCCGCCTCCGAGTCCTCGGCATAGTCGAGGTCGAGCACCGGGACGCCCCGGTACACGCCGACGGACACGGCCGCGATCTGGCCGTGCAGGGGATCCGCGTGCAGCACTTTGCGCCGCCGCAGGCTGCGCAGGGCATCCGCCAGCGCGACGTAGGCGCCGGTGATCGCTGCGGTGCGCGTCCCGCCGTCCGCCTCCAGCACGTCGCAATCGACCGTGACCGTGCGCTCGCCCAACGCGCTGAGATCGAGGACCGCCCGCAGGCTGCGACCGATGAGGCGCTGGATTTCCAGCGTGCGGCCCCCCTGGCGGCCGCGGGCGGCCTCGCGCGGATTCCTGGTGTGCGTGGAACGCGGCAACATGCCGTACTCGGCCGTCACCCAGCCCTGGCCCTTGCCCTTGAGAAACGGCGGCACACGCTCCTCGATGCTCGCGGAGCACAACACCCGCGTGGCGCCGCAGGTGATCAGCACGGAACCTTCCGCATGGCGCTGGAAGCCGCGCTCGAACTGCACGGGGCGTAACTCGTCGGGTCGTCGATCACTGGGTCTCAAGGGTTTCTCCGCCAGGGGCCGTTCAATCCGCCAGGACGCGCAGCGCCGCGGCGGTCGTGTTGTCACTGTAGGGCGTGCCGGCGCGCACGGCGCGCCCGGCGAGACGCGCCAGCCAGTCCTGGAGCGCGCCGTCGGGGTCCGGACCGGCGGCCAGGTCGGCGTCGCTCAACCCCGACCACAAGCCGTCGGAGCACACCACCACGAGGTCGCCGACCTGCAGCGATTCCACCTCGGATAACGCCACCAGCGGCTGCTCAGGCGCACCCCCGAGGCAATACTCCACGTAGTGGCGCATCGGGTGCCCGGCCACCTCCTCCTCGCTGATGAGGCCGTCCTGCAACAGGCTCTCGATGGGCGTGTGATCGCGCGTGCGGGTCACGATCGCGCCATCACGCACCAGGTAGACTCGCGAATCGCCGACGTGCGCCCAGGTGGCGCGCTCCTCGCACACCAGGCAGGCGGCGCAGGTGGCGCGGGGACGGCTGCCGAGCCCGATCTTCTCTCCCGTCGCGACGACCGCATCATGCGCCGTGGCCATCGCTGCGCCGAGGAACTCGCGGCAATCCGCAGCTGTCGGCGGACGCGCGGCCAGGCTCCGGCACAGCGAATCGACCGCGACCTCGGCCGCCAGCGCGCCGCCGGCGTGCCCGCCCATTCCGTCCGCCACCACCAGCAGAAGGCGACCTCCGGTCGACTGCACCGTGGCGCGATCCTGGTTGTCCTCACGGTCACCGAGGAGACTGACCTCAGCTGTTTCGAAGCGCAATTGATTCCCCGGCCTTCTGCTAGACTACCCGCCCGCCGGGAGCGGGAAATCCGCAAGTATAAGCGCGCCGCGGCATCGCGGCATGGAATTGCAGCAAATGATCCGGAGCATGACCGGTTTCTCGCGTACCGAGTGCGATGCACCCTGGGGCTCGCTGGCCTGGGAGCTGCGCTCGGTCAACCACCGATACCTGGAGACCGGGCTGCGCCTCCCCGAGGAATTGCGCGCACTGGAGTCGCGCTTCCGCCAGCAGGTCGCGGGGCGGCTGAAGCGCGGCAAGGTCGATTGCGCCCTGCGGGTGAACTGGGACGCCGCGGGCGCCCGGGCCCTCGCGCTGGACCTCGAACTGGCCGAGCGCGTCGCCGACGCCGCGGAGAAGATCCGCGCTCGCGTCGGGGCGCTGGCCATGCCGGGCACCATCGATCTCTTGCGCTGGCCCGGGGTGGTGCGCGAGGCCGAACGCGACGTCGAACCCGTCGCCGAGCTCGCCGCCGAGGCGCTCGACCGGGCGCTCGCCGAACTCGATGCGGCCCGCCGGCGCGAGGGCGAACGCCTCGGCGAGGTGCTCGCGGAGCGCTGTGCGGCCATCGGCCAGCTCGTGGCACAGGTCCGCCTCCTGTTGCCGCAGATCCGCAGCGGCCTGCGCGCGCGACTCCTGGAAAGGCTCGCGGGCCTCGACCTGGAGACGGATCCCCAGCGCCTCGAGCAGGAACTCGCCATCCAGCTCGGCAAGATGGACGTGGACGAGGAACTGGACCGGCTCGACAGCCACGTCGCCGAAGTCCGGCGCATCCTGTCGGGCGAGGACGAGGAGGCCAACGGTCGCCGGCTGGATTTCCTCATGCAGGAATTCAACCGGGAAGCGAATACGCTCGGCTCCAAGTCCGTGGACGCCGAGACCACGCGGATCGCGGTAGAGCTGAAGGTCCTGATCGAACAGATGCGCGAGCAGGTCCAGAACATCGAGTGAGCCCGTCTTGAATGCCCAGAACCGACTCTTCGTGATTTCCGCGCCATCCGGCGCCGGCAAGACCAGCCTGGTGCGCGAGCTGATGGCACGCGAACCCGGCCTGCGCTTCTCGATCTCCTACACCACGCGTCCGCAGCGCAACGGCGAGGTGGACGGCGAGGATTACTTTTTTGTCAGCCAGGCCTCGTTCCGCAGCATGATCGCGGCGGGCGCTTTTCTCGAGCATGCCCGCGTGTTCGATCACTTCTACGGCACGTCGCGCGCCCAGGTCGAATCGCTTCTCGGGGAGGGCTACGGCGTGGTGCTCGAGATCGACTGGCAGGGCGCGCGCCAGGTCCGGGCCGCCATGCCGGACTCCGTGGGGATTTTCATCCTGCCGCCCTCGCGCGCCGAACTCGAGCGGCGCCTGAGATCCCGCGGCACGGACAGCGAGGACGTGATCCGTCGCCGGCTGGCGGATGCCGCCACCGATATTTCGCACTGGAGCGAGTTCCGCTACGCGGTCGTCAACGACGAGTTCCCGGCGGCCCTGCAGGCGCTCCTGGACATCGTCGGCGGCAAGGGCGAGGCCAGCCGGGCGGACCGGCCGGAACTGGCGCCGCTGGCGGAAGCGCTGCAAGCCTGAGTACGCCTCGCCCGCGTACTGGCAGCGCCGGCCGCTATTCCGTTAACATGGAACGCTAGCCCCGAAAACCGGGGCGCCTTTCCCCAGAGAGAAACATGGCCCGGATCACTGTCGAAGACTGCATGCAGAACGTCGATAACCTGTTCGACCTCGTCCTGATCGCGGCGCGGCGCGCCCGCCAGCTCGCCAACGGCGCACCGTCCACTCTCGAGTGGGAGAACGACAAGGCCACCGTGCTCGCCTTGCGCGAGATCGCAGGGGGCGCCATCAACCAGGACATCCTCGACGAGCCGGATCCGCCGGTGGCCGTGCGCGAACCGGAATCTTTCGATCGTCCCATCCCCCCGATGGGAGACTGAACCCGGAGCGCGCGCCCGTGGACTACGCAGCTTCCTTCCTGGCTCGACTGCCGAAAAGGAAGCGGTCCATTGGGCTCGACCGCCTCAACCGGCGGATGGAGCGCTACCTGTCGGCCGAACAGGTCCGCCAGGTCATGGACGCCTACGAGTTCGCCGCCAAGGCCCACGAGGGCCAGCAACGCTACTCCGGCGAGCCCTATATCTCCCACCCGGTGGCGGTGGCCACCATCCTCGCCGACCTGAAGCTGGACGCGCAGACGCTGATGTCGGCGCTGCTGCACGACGTCATCGAAGATACCGGGGTCCCGAAAGAGCACATCGCGGAGCGCTTCGGCGAGGAGGTCGCCGAACTCGTCGACGGCGTCAGCAAGCTGGACAAGATCGAGTTCCGCAGCCGCGCCGAGGCCCAGGCCGAGAGTTTCCGCAAGATGCTGCTCGCCATGGTGGGCGACATGCGGGTGATCCTGGTCAAGCTCGCGGACCGCACGCACAACATGCGGACGCTGTGGATCATGCCGCCGGAGAAACGCCGCAGGATCGCGCGCGAGACCCTCGAGATCTACGCCCCCATCGCCAACCGGCTCGGGATGAACACCATCCGCCTCGAGCTGGAAGACCTGGGGTTCCGCTGCCTGCACCCCTATCGTTACCGGGTGCTGGAAAGAGCGCTGAAACGGGCGCAGGGCACGCACAAGCAGATCATCCAGAAAATCAGCCGGCGCTTCGACGACGGTCTCGGGGAAGCGGGGATCGACGCGCGGGTCGCAGGGCGCGAAAAACACATCTACAGCATCTACCGGAAGATGCGCGACAAGAAGCTCGCCCTCAACGAGATCGTCGACGTGTACGGGCTGCGCATCGTCGTCGAGAGCGTCGACGACTGCTATCGGGCGCTCGGCATCGTGCACAAGTGCTACAAGCCGATGCCCGGCCGCTTCAAGGACTACATCGCCATTCCGCGCGTCAACGGCTACCAGTCGCTGCACACGACGCTGTTCGGCCCCGGCGGGCTCCCCTGCGAGGTGCAGATCCGCACCGATGACATGGATCGCGTGGCGGAGTCGGGCATCGCGGCCCACTGGCTCTACAAGAGCGGCAACGCGCCGGCCGCGCAGCCCGAGGTGCGTGCGCGGGAGTGGCTGGCCAACCTGATGGAGATGGAGGAAGGCGGCAGCTCCGAGGAATTCCTCGAGAGCGTCAAGATCGACCTGTTCCCCGACAAGGTCTACGTGTTCACACCCAAGGGCGACATCGTCCGCCTGCCGCGCGGCTCGACCTGCGTCGATTTCGCCTACGCGGTGCATACGGGCGTCGGCAACCGCTGCGTCGCCGCGCGCGTGGATCGCCGCCCGGTGCCGCTGCGCACGGTGCTCAAGAACGGCCAGACCGTGCAGATCGTGACGGCACGCGGCGCCTCGCCGAACCCCGCCTGGGTGAACTTCGTCGTGACCGCCAAGGCGCGCATGGCGATCCGGAATTTTCTCAAGAACCTGCAGCGCCACGAGGCGACCGACCTGGGCAAGCGGCTGCTCGACAATGCCTTGCGCGAGTTCAAGCTCACGCTCCGCAAGGTGCCGGACGAGCGCATGAAGGCCACGCTCGAGCTGCTCGGCTGCAACGAGGTGCAGGAACTCTACGAGCAGATCGGCCTCGGGGAACGCATGGCCTCGCTGGTGGCGCGCCGCCTCTTGCCGGAGGAAGCCGACAAGCGGGGCGGCGAACAGGCCGCGCCGCTGACGATCGCGGGCACGGAAGGGATGGTCGTGACTTACGGTCGCTGCTGCCATCCCATTCCCGGCGACACGGTCTTCGGTTACCTGAGCGCCGGCCGCGGCATCGTCATCCACCGCGACGATTGCGGCAACCTCACCGAGTTCCGCAAGCAACCGGACAAGTGGCTCGCGGTCGAATGGGAACGCAAGCTGAACCGCACCTTTCCCGTGGAGGTGCGCGCCGAGGTGCGCAACCGGCTCGGCGTGCTGGCGGCGGTCGCGGCGAATATTTCCTCGACCGAGACCAATATCGAGCACGTCCAGGTCGTGGAACGCGACGGCGACAGTTCGTCCCTGATCTTCCTGCTGCAGGTCGACGGCCGCGCCCAGCTCGAGCGCGTGCTGCGCAGCATCCGCGCGATGCCGGACGTGCTGTCCGTCGGCCGCACCAATACCTGAAGGAGACCCCATGACCCGTCGCACCATCGCCACCTCGAATGCGCCGGCCGCGATCGGCACCTACGCGCAGGCCGTCGCAGCCGGGGGGGCGATCTGGCTGTCCGGCCAGATCCCCCTCGACCCGGAAACCATGACCTTGGTGGAAGGCGATATCGAGGCCGAAGTGCGCCAGGTGTTCCGCAACCTCTCCGCGGTCGCGGCGGCCGCCGGCGCGACGCTCGACGACGCGGTCCGCCTGACCGTCTATCTCACCGATCTCGGTGATTTCGCCGTCGTGAACGAGGTGATGGCGGAGGTGCTTCGCCCCCCTTACCCCTCTCGCGCCACCGTGGAGGTGGCCGGCCTGCCCAAGGGCGCCCGGGTCGAGGTGGACGCCGTGCTGGTGCCCGGGACCTGAGTCGCCGGCCGGATCCGTGGCCCCGGCTCCCGAAGATTCCGTCACGCGGCTCAGCGGCGTGGGACCCGCGCTCGCGGCGCGGCTCGAACGGCTCGGCGTGCGCACGGTCGAAGATCTCGTGTTCCTCCTCCCGGTCCGTTACGAGGACCGCACCCGCATCACGCCCATCGGCGCGCTGCGCCCCGGCCAGCGGGCCGTCGTCGAGGGCGAAGTGCTGCTGACGGAAGTCGTGCGGCGCCGCCGCGCCATGCTCGTGGTGGCACTGGGTGACGCCACCGGCAGCCTGACGCTGCGCTTCTTCCACTTCAATGCACGCCAGCAGGAGGCCCTGGCCAGGGGCGCGAAATTCCGCTGTTTCGGCGAGGTGCGCGCCGGGCAGCGCGGCCTGGAGATGGTGCACCCGGAATTCCAGCGGCCCGCGGAGGAAGAGGAGGGCACCCTGACCCCGATCTATCCGGGGACTGAAGGCCTGACACAGGCGCGCCTGCGGCAGCTCGTCGGGCTGGCCCTGGCCGCACTCGGGCGGGGACCCGCGGAACTCGTGCCGGCCGACGCGCTGGCGGGCCGCGGGTTCCCCACCCTGCGCGCGGCGCTGCAGCTGCTGCACCGCCCGCCGCCGGACGCCGACCTAGCCGCGCTGGAATCCGCCACCCATCCCGCTCGCCAGCGCCTGGCGCTCGAGGAACTGCTGGCTCACCAGCTCGCCATGCGCGCATTGCGCCATCGCGCGCGGCGCCTCGCGGCATGGCCGCTCGCCGGCGACGATCTCGTCGAGCGCTTCATCAGCGGCCTGCCGTTCGCGCTCACCGCCGCACAGCGGCGCGTGATCACCGAGGTGCGCCACGACCTGGCCCGGGCCGTGCCGATGATGCGCCTCGTGCAGGGCGATGTCGGCAGCGGCAAGACCGTGGTCGCCGCGGTGGCGGCTCTGCAGGCCGTCGCCTGCGGCGCGCAGGCCGCGATCATGGCGCCGACGGAACTGCTCGGCGAGCAGCATCACGTGAACTTCCGCAACTGGCTGGAGCCGCTCGGCGTGGGCGTGTCCTGGCTCTCCGGATCCCAGCCCGCCGCGCAGCGCCGGGACGCGCTGGCGCGCCTCGCATCCGGCGAGGCCGGCGTGGCGGTGGGCACGCATGCGCTGTTCCAGGACGGCGTCGATTTCGACCGGCTCGCGCTCGCGATCATCGACGAGCAGCACCGCTTCGGGGTGCACCAGCGGCTCGCGCTGACCGACAAGGGCAAGGCCGCGGGGCGCCGGCCCCACCAGCTGGTGATGACCGCCACACCGATCCCGCGCACGCTCGCGATGGCGACCTATGCCGATCTCGACACTTCGATCATCGACGAGCTGCCGCCCGGGCGCGGCACCGTGCGCACGGTGGCGATGCCCGAGACCCGCCGGAGCGAGATCGTCGCGCGCATCCGCGACGCGTGCGCCGCCGGGCGCCAGGCCTACTGGGTCTGCCCGCTCGTCGAAGAATCCGACCAGCTGCAGGCCCAGGCCGCCGAGGACACGGCGGCGAAGCTCACCGAGGCGCTGCCGGAGTTGTCCGTGGGCCTGATCCACGGGCGGCTGCGCGCCGCCGAGAAGGAAAAGATCATGCGCGCCTTCAAGGGCGGCGAGATCCACCTGCTGGTCGCCACGACCGTGATCGAGGTCGGCGTCGATGTGCCCCGTGCCAGCCTCATGATCATCGAGAACGCGGAGCGCATGGGCCTCGCGCAGCTTCACCAGTTGCGGGGCCGCGTAGGACGCGGGGAGGAGGACGCCAGCTGCCTGTTGTTATATCGCCCCCCACTGTCGGCTATCGCCACGACGCGCCTTGCGGCGATGCGCGATACCAACGACGGCTTCGAGATCGCGCGCACGGACCTCGAGTTGCGCGGCCCGGGCGAGGTCCTGGGGATTCGCCAGACGGGCCTGCTGGGGCTGAAAGTGGCCGACCTGGTGCGCGACCAGCACCTCATGCCGGCCGTGCGGGAGCTGGCCGACCAGATGCTTCGCGGACCGACGGAAGCCGTCGCGGCGCTCACCCGGCGATGGATCGGCGCGGCGACGCGTTACGGCCAGGTCTGACGCGAAGCCGAACCCATCTATAATGTTCACCTGTCTTCCTTGCCCCCCGTCGCATGACCAGTAAAAGCTCTCTAATCGCCGGGACCCCCGGCCTTTCCGATCCACTGGCCTGGCTGTCCGCCGACGCCGCCGACGCGTTGCCGGAGGACCCCGGCTTGCAGGGCTGGTTGCTCGATGTCGGCTCGCTGACGTCACGCCTCCGCGGGGCCTGCAATGACGGCTTCCGGCTGGAGCTGCTGGGCGAGGCGGATGAAGCCGTTCCCCTCGACGCCCGCCCGCTCCTCGATTTCGACACGGCGCGCGCGCGCCGGGTGCGCATGTTTTGCGGCGCCACGCTGTGCGTATGCGCGACCACCCTCATGCCGGGCGTGACGCTCGCCGGGGACCCGTGGCTTGCGAAGCTCGGCGACCGGCCGCTGGGCGACGCGCTCCTCGAGCGCGGCGGCATCCACCGTTCGGCCTTCGAGTACACGCGCACCGATCCCGACCACCCGCTGTTCGCCCCGGCCCTGGAAGGCATCGACATCCGGCCCGCCTGGGTGTGGGCGCGACGCTCGCTGTTCAGCCTGGCCACGGGGCGACTGCTCGTCTACGAGATCTTCCTGCCGGGCCTGACCCGATGCCGGAACCGGTAGAGGCGCGGGGGCCGGCGGCCCGGCTCGCCGCCCAGCTCAGGGAATACGCCCTGCTGATGCGGCTGCACCGGCCGATCGGGACCCTCCTGTTGCTCTGGCCGACGCTCTGGGCGTTGTGGGTGGCAGCGGAAGGCCGGCCGGATCCGCATGTCTTCCTGGTGTTCGTCGCGGGCGTCGTCCTGATGCGTTCCGCGGGCTGCGTGATGAACGATTTCGCCGACCGGCGGATCGATCCGCACGTCGAGCGCACGCGCGACCGGCCGCTGCCCCGGGGCACCGTGACGCCTATCGAATCGCTGCTGATCGCGGCAGCCCTGGGCGCCGCCGCCTTCGCTCTCGTCCTGACCCTCAACCGGCTCACGGTGCTGCTCGCGCTCGGCGGCGCCGTCCTGACGATCACCTACCCTTTCCTCAAGCGCTTCACGCACCTGCCGCAGGTCTGGCTGGGCGCCGCTTTCGGCTGGTCCGTGCCCATGGCTTTCGCGGCCCAGACCGGCGCGGTGCCCCCGCTCGCCTGGCTGATGTTCATCGCCGTGATGCTGTGGGCGGTGGTCTACGACACGATGTATGCGATGGTCGACCGGGACGACGACCTGAAACTCGGGGTGCGCTCGACGGCCATCCTGTTCGGGGATGCGGACCGGCAGATCATCGGCGCGGTGCAGGTGCTGCTGCTGATCGCCTTGTGGCTCGTCGGCCGGCAGGCCGGGCTGGGCGGCTGGTATTACGGCGCACTGCTCCTGGCGGGCCTGCTGTCTGCCTGGCAACAGGTGCTGATTCGCCGGCGCCGGCCCGCCGACTGCTTCCGTGCCTTCCTGAACAACAATTACTACGGCATGGTCGTGTTTCTCGGCATTCTCCTGCATTACACCTTCACGTCCGGCTGAGCGTGCCCGTCCCCCCGCGCGCCACCGCCCAGGCCTCGACCGAGGCCGCGCCGGCGTCCAGCAGCGCGACCCCGAGCGCGGCCGCGGTCGAACCAGTCGTGAGCACGTCATCGATCATCGCGATATGCAGCGCGCGCACCGCCGGGCCCGCCGTGAACGCGCCGGCCAGGTTCTGGTAACGCTGGGCGGCGGCGAGACCCGCCTGCGGCGGCGTCGCCCGGGTCCGCCGGCATGCCCGGGAGAGCAACGGGACGCGCAGGGTGGCCGCGACCGGCCGGGCGATTTCCTGCGCCTGGTTGAAGCCGCGCTCCAGCAACCGGGAGCGATGCAGGGGCACGGGCACGATCGCGTCCGGGCGGTGCGCCCGGCAATGGTCCCCCAGCAGTCGTCCCAAGAGGGCGCCGTAGTGCAGCGCACCTCCGTACTTGAAGCGGCCGACCAGCGCGTCCACGGGGAAACGCCACGCCAGCGGTGCGATCGCGCGCCGCCACGGCACCGGCGCCCCGCGGCAACCGGCACAGGGTCCCGGCGCGTCTCGCGGACGCGCGCAGAGCCGGCAGGCGGGCCCGATCCAGGGCAGCTCCGCACGGCACGGGGCGCAGATGCCGGCCGGGCCCGCCGGCGTCCCGCACAACTCGCACGGCCACCGCGACAGCCGCAGCCACGGCCCGTCGTCAACTCTGCCGGCGCTCATCGGTTGACAGCTCCTTCCCCGGCCGCGAATACTCCCGACGCATTGTGCGGCGATGCCCGGTGACGGGCACAGTCCCGCTTTCCTGCCTCCAGGCCCTGAAAACGGGTCCATGACCAACGAGTTTCCCTGCCATGAATGAACCGCGTTTCGACTGGCGCCTCGACGAAGTCCGCGAACTGTTCGAACTGCCGCTGTTCGAGTTGCTGTATCGCGCGCACGGGGTGCATCGC
It contains:
- the ubiA gene encoding 4-hydroxybenzoate octaprenyltransferase produces the protein MPEPVEARGPAARLAAQLREYALLMRLHRPIGTLLLLWPTLWALWVAAEGRPDPHVFLVFVAGVVLMRSAGCVMNDFADRRIDPHVERTRDRPLPRGTVTPIESLLIAAALGAAAFALVLTLNRLTVLLALGGAVLTITYPFLKRFTHLPQVWLGAAFGWSVPMAFAAQTGAVPPLAWLMFIAVMLWAVVYDTMYAMVDRDDDLKLGVRSTAILFGDADRQIIGAVQVLLLIALWLVGRQAGLGGWYYGALLLAGLLSAWQQVLIRRRRPADCFRAFLNNNYYGMVVFLGILLHYTFTSG
- a CDS encoding ComF family protein, translating into MSAGRVDDGPWLRLSRWPCELCGTPAGPAGICAPCRAELPWIGPACRLCARPRDAPGPCAGCRGAPVPWRRAIAPLAWRFPVDALVGRFKYGGALHYGALLGRLLGDHCRAHRPDAIVPVPLHRSRLLERGFNQAQEIARPVAATLRVPLLSRACRRTRATPPQAGLAAAQRYQNLAGAFTAGPAVRALHIAMIDDVLTTGSTAAALGVALLDAGAASVEAWAVARGGTGTLSRT